In Helianthus annuus cultivar XRQ/B chromosome 9, HanXRQr2.0-SUNRISE, whole genome shotgun sequence, the following are encoded in one genomic region:
- the LOC110880320 gene encoding glutamyl-tRNA reductase-binding protein, chloroplastic: MMLLQSTTSILPSVKLPILKLKPESERSSSSVRCSVSVAPRLQAKPSPAEVSRTIMELSSVGTFSTAQDTTCPPLALGVRFAVDPQGTPVVCLNASSYHLAADISSSLNVQSGLRTTQCTIQGTLHRPPPHPLSFFKSLWEKRFGEKADAEFIHILDVERVLQLDNFMEDAVWVTSSDYRLATPDPLRDFAHHLVHEINTHNMEDVLRFCNIYVDSDVQVSEAKMVWLDRLGFDIHLYSPENDVYEVRIPFPREVTNEKGAKSSFNGMAQLAWEVEKNYQPLEFHKIKQLKKIAAKVK, translated from the exons ATGATGCTGCTTCAATCAACGACTTCAATCCTACCATCTGTAAAACTTCCAATCTTGAAATTGAAACCCGAGAGTGAGAGATCGTCATCATCTGTGAGATGTTCCGTTTCGGTGGCTCCCCGTTTACAGGCTAAACCCTCCCCAGCTGAGGTATCCAGGACAATCATGGAGCTATCCTCTGTGGGTACTTTCTCCACCGCCCAAGACACCACCTGCCCCCCACTTGCTCTTGGGGTCCGCTTTGCGGTTGATCCTCAAGGCACACCAGTTGTTTGCCTTAATGCCTCCTCTTACCATTTAGCTGCCGACATAAGCTCCAGCCTTAATGTTCAATCTGGCCTGCGAACAACACAATGCACCATCCAAGGTACCCTTCACAGGCCTCCTCCTCACcctctctccttcttcaag TCGCTCTGGGAAAAGAGGTTTGGAGAAAAAGCGGACGCCGAATTCATTCATATTCTTGATGTGGAACGGGTACTCCAATTGGACAACTTCATGGag GATGCTGTCTGGGTTACTAGTTCAGACTATAGACTCGCAACCCCCGACCCACTCAGGGATTTTGCTCACCATCTTGTTCATGAGATTAACACACATAACATGGAAGATGTCCTCCGCTTTTGCAATATCTATGTCGACTCAGATGTCCAG GTCTCAGAAGCAAAGATGGTGTGGCTTGATCGCTTAGGCTTTGACATCCATCTCTATTCACCCGAAAATGATGTCTATGAAGTCAGGATCCCTTTCCCTAGGGAAGTCACTAATGAGAAGGGTGCTAAATCATCTTTTAACGGTATGGCCCAACTAGCATGGGAAGTCGAAAAAAATTACCAACCCTTGgaatttcacaaaattaaacaatTGAAGAAGATCGCTGCCAAAGTAAAGTGA
- the LOC110880321 gene encoding F-box/kelch-repeat protein At1g51550, whose product MADDPGSSSSGSSNGENSLITDMSHDHLFSILLLLPLESILSFAMTCKKTLLLTRSQTLWKSICARDWGHSTLDACSPSLDWIQLYRRLRNLDRVSCFNLDASDAPTPRASHSLNFFKGCLLLFGGGCDGGRHLDDTWIAYLGKRVVNWQRVAASAGPSGRFGHSCVVIGNSLVLFGGINDSGIRQNDTWIAQESNTTLSWRLLDVGPLAPPARGAHACSSIDNRRMLIHGGIGLSGTRLGDTWVLYLSENLCFGTWHETLSHPVPSPRSGHTLTSIGGSRTVLFGGRGMGYEVLNDVWYFDSSEGRLGWVPVLFEPRNVPGGISLARVGHSATLISGGRVLIYGGEDSYRHRKDDFWLLDITRRRVWRRVKCEGYQPRSRSFHRASADESGCYLYVFGGMVDGTLQPAEPTGLRFDGELFVVELLV is encoded by the exons ATGGCGGATGATCCTGGCAGCAGCAGCAGCGGCAGCAGCAACGGCGAGAATTCCTTAATAACCGACATGTCACATGACCACCTCTTCTCCATTCTTCTGCTCCTCCCCCTTGAATCCATCCTGTCTTTTGCCATGACTTGCAAGAAGACCTTGCTTCTGACTCGCTCCCAGACCCTCTGGAAGTCCATCTGCGCCAGGGACTGGGGCCACTCAACCCTGGATGCCTGTTCTCCCTCTCTAGACTGGATCCAACTCTACCGCCGCCTCCGCAACCTGGATCGAGTCTCCTGCTTCAACCTCGATGCCTCCGACGCCCCTACCCCCAGGGCCTCTCATTCTCTCAACTTCTTCAAAGGATGCCTCCTCCTCTTCGGTGGCGGATGCGACGGAG GACGTCATCTTGATGACACTTGGATAGCATACCTAGGGAAGAGAGTGGTCAACTGGCAAAGAGTCGCTGCATCAGCCGGCCCAAGTGGCCGCTTTGGCCATTCATGTGTTGTCATAGGCAATTCTCTTGTTCTCTTTGGAGGTATCAATGACAGTGGGATCCGTCAGAATGATACATGGATTGCCCAAGAGAGCAACACTACACTCTCATGGAGACTGCTTGATGTGGGCCCTCTTGCACCTCCCGCTCGCGGAGCTCATGCTTGTTCTTCAATTGATAACCGAAGGATGCTTATCCATGGAGGTATTGGCTTATCAGGGACCAGATTAGGAGACACATGGGTCTTATATCTATCTGAGAACCTTTGCTTTGGCACATGGCATGAAACCCTAAGTCATCCTGTTCCCTCGCCTAGGTCCGGGCACACGCTCACTTCTATTGGAGGAAGCAGGACGGTTCTATTTGGAGGAAGAGGAATGGGTTATGAGGTGCTTAATGATGTGTGGTATTTTGATTCATCAGAAGGACGTTTGGGATGGGTACCCGTATTGTTTGAGCCAAGGAATGTACCTGGTGGGATTTCCCTCGCTAGGGTTGGACACTCGGCCACCTTAATTTCAGGAGGGAGAGTGCTTATTTATGGAGGAGAAGATTCATACAGGCACAGGAAGGATGACTTTTGGTTGTTAGACATCACTCGGAGGAGGGTGTGGAGAAGAGTTAAATGCGAGGGGTATCAGCCCAGGAGCAGGTCATTCCATCGAGCTTCTGCAGATGAATCTGGATGTTATTTATATGTCTTCGGTGGAATGGTGGATGGGACCCTGCAGCCTGCTGAACCCACTGGGCTGAGGTTTGATGGAGAACTTTTCGTTGTAGAGCTTCTAGTGTAG